In the Corynebacterium gerontici genome, one interval contains:
- a CDS encoding cob(I)yrinic acid a,c-diamide adenosyltransferase, whose product MAVHLTKIYTRTGDDGSTALANFERVSKSDPRLAAYADCDELNASIGVVLAFGELGGDISATLSRVQNELFDAGADLATPVEENPKYPPLRIEQTYIDRLEEDCDRFNEGLAKLDSFILPGGTKAAALLHTSRTIARRAERKAWEAVQAFPECTSKLPAQYLNRLSDLLFILCRVANDSQDVKWVPGGERP is encoded by the coding sequence ATGGCTGTTCACCTGACCAAGATCTATACGCGTACCGGCGACGATGGTTCTACCGCCTTGGCTAATTTCGAGCGGGTTTCAAAGTCCGATCCCCGCCTTGCGGCTTATGCGGACTGCGACGAACTAAATGCTTCCATCGGCGTCGTCCTGGCCTTTGGGGAGCTCGGCGGGGACATTTCCGCCACTCTTTCTAGGGTGCAGAATGAGCTTTTCGACGCAGGAGCCGACCTCGCTACCCCTGTGGAGGAAAACCCCAAATATCCCCCACTTCGAATCGAACAGACCTATATCGACCGCCTTGAGGAAGATTGCGATCGATTCAACGAGGGACTGGCGAAACTGGACTCCTTTATCCTGCCTGGCGGCACCAAGGCGGCGGCTCTGCTGCATACCTCTCGCACTATTGCTCGTCGTGCGGAGCGAAAAGCATGGGAAGCAGTGCAGGCTTTCCCCGAGTGCACAAGCAAACTTCCTGCGCAGTACCTCAACCGGCTGTCAGATCTCTTGTTTATCCTCTGCCGGGTAGCCAATGATTCACAAGACGTGAAGTGGGTGCCGGGCGGCGAGCGCCCCTAG
- the murA gene encoding UDP-N-acetylglucosamine 1-carboxyvinyltransferase, protein MNDRFLVTGGARLVGSVRVAGAKNSVLKLMSAALLAEGTTTLSNCPEILDVPYMKRVLEGLGCFVTIEGSNVSITTPAEIASDADFDAVRQFRASVCVLGPLTARCGRAKVALPGGDAIGSRPLDMHQSGLEKLGATTHIQHGCVVAEADELRGAHIRLDFPSVGATENILTASVLAQGTTVLDNAAREPEILDLCVMLKEMGADISGEGTSTITINGVGKLHPADHEVIGDRIVAGTWAYAAAMTQGDITVGGIAPKYLHLPLEKLKVAGAEVETYEHGFRVRMDHRPQAVDFQTLPYPGFPTDLQPMAIGISTIAEGSSVITENIFEARFRFVDELMRLGADATVDGHYVVIRGVEQLSSTPVWSSDIRAGAGLVLAGLCADGVTEVHDVFHIDRGYPNFVEQLRSLGATIERVTS, encoded by the coding sequence GTGAATGACAGATTTTTAGTAACCGGTGGAGCACGACTCGTTGGTTCGGTCCGCGTGGCCGGCGCGAAGAATAGCGTTTTGAAGCTGATGTCCGCGGCGCTGCTTGCCGAAGGCACCACGACGTTGAGCAACTGTCCCGAGATTCTTGACGTTCCCTATATGAAGCGGGTGCTCGAGGGCTTGGGATGCTTCGTCACCATTGAAGGCTCAAACGTCAGCATCACTACGCCTGCGGAAATTGCAAGCGATGCCGACTTCGACGCGGTGCGCCAATTCCGTGCCTCTGTCTGTGTGCTCGGTCCGCTAACCGCACGCTGTGGCAGGGCGAAAGTGGCGCTTCCTGGAGGCGACGCCATCGGATCGCGCCCGTTAGATATGCACCAGTCAGGCCTAGAGAAGCTCGGCGCGACGACGCATATCCAGCACGGCTGTGTGGTGGCGGAAGCCGATGAGCTTCGTGGCGCACACATTCGCCTCGATTTCCCCTCGGTGGGAGCGACGGAAAATATTCTCACCGCTTCCGTGCTTGCGCAGGGAACTACCGTGCTGGATAACGCAGCCCGCGAGCCCGAAATTCTTGATCTCTGCGTGATGCTCAAAGAGATGGGAGCAGACATTAGCGGTGAAGGCACTTCCACCATCACGATCAATGGTGTGGGGAAGCTTCACCCGGCTGATCACGAGGTTATCGGCGATCGCATTGTCGCGGGAACATGGGCCTATGCAGCGGCCATGACGCAAGGTGACATCACGGTTGGTGGAATTGCGCCGAAGTACCTGCATCTTCCCCTGGAAAAGCTGAAAGTCGCCGGCGCGGAAGTTGAGACGTATGAGCATGGCTTCCGGGTCCGCATGGACCATCGTCCTCAGGCGGTGGATTTTCAGACCCTGCCTTATCCGGGATTCCCAACCGATCTGCAACCCATGGCCATTGGTATTTCAACCATCGCCGAAGGCAGCTCGGTGATTACCGAAAATATCTTCGAGGCTCGTTTCCGCTTCGTTGATGAACTCATGCGATTAGGTGCCGACGCCACAGTGGATGGTCATTATGTAGTGATCCGTGGTGTTGAGCAGCTTTCCTCAACGCCGGTGTGGAGCTCTGACATTCGAGCGGGCGCAGGCTTGGTTCTTGCTGGCCTCTGTGCTGACGGTGTCACCGAAG
- the ramA gene encoding acetate metabolism transcriptional regulator RamA, producing MESQRIRDDEDAIRSALSSLKNATGIPVTMYATVVGENRLQISQWIGLRTPALQNLCIDSGVGVGGRVLKTRRPVGVSDYTRANVISHEMDSVIQDEGLHSIVAVPVIVHREVRGILYVGVHSPVRLGDKVIEEVAMTARVLEQDLAINAAARRPEGVRTGSMKQNRALNGAEWEQVRSTHSKLRMLANRIEQEDIRQELEELCDQMVAPVQVKQTTKLSARELDVLSCVALGHTNVEAAEEMGIGAETVKSYLRSVMRKLGAHTRYEAVNAARRIGALP from the coding sequence GTGGAATCACAACGCATCCGTGACGATGAAGACGCCATTCGTTCTGCACTTTCGTCCCTCAAAAATGCCACAGGTATCCCAGTGACCATGTACGCCACAGTGGTCGGCGAGAATCGCCTGCAAATTAGCCAGTGGATCGGCTTGCGCACGCCAGCGCTGCAAAATCTTTGCATCGACAGCGGCGTGGGCGTCGGCGGCCGGGTACTAAAAACGCGCCGACCGGTAGGCGTGAGTGACTACACCCGCGCCAACGTGATTTCGCACGAGATGGACTCCGTGATCCAGGATGAAGGTCTGCACTCAATCGTGGCGGTTCCGGTTATCGTGCATCGCGAAGTGCGTGGCATCCTCTACGTTGGCGTCCATTCTCCAGTGCGCCTTGGGGACAAAGTTATCGAAGAAGTAGCGATGACTGCTCGAGTACTAGAGCAGGATCTCGCCATTAACGCGGCAGCCCGCAGGCCCGAAGGTGTCCGGACCGGTTCGATGAAACAGAACCGAGCCCTCAACGGCGCTGAGTGGGAGCAAGTTCGTTCCACCCATTCCAAGCTGCGAATGCTGGCGAACAGAATCGAGCAAGAAGACATCCGCCAAGAGCTCGAAGAACTCTGCGATCAGATGGTTGCCCCAGTGCAGGTGAAGCAAACCACCAAGTTGTCTGCCAGGGAACTCGATGTGCTCTCATGCGTGGCGCTTGGGCACACGAACGTTGAGGCCGCCGAGGAAATGGGGATCGGCGCCGAAACCGTAAAGAGTTACCTACGCAGCGTGATGCGCAAGCTCGGAGCCCACACCCGCTACGAGGCTGTGAATGCTGCGAGGCGGATCGGCGCGTTGCCCTGA